A window of Chaetodon auriga isolate fChaAug3 chromosome 2, fChaAug3.hap1, whole genome shotgun sequence contains these coding sequences:
- the rhobtb3 gene encoding rho-related BTB domain-containing protein 3: MSIHIVALGSECPGGVGPGEEIMGQGQLQGGLLWSYLGHGALVGPCDLESSMHNPAFMEYTSRVFGDVTVVVRDCPSWDLLDSDWASVRKVLEQADILVIKYSVTDKLAFQQVRNGYAPRLRPLLRHWGVPVILVAVGARLNDEGPPCTCPLCASDWSSCVPHSEGLQLSRDLGATYLELPSLNHVFVGRYFGSVLEYFMIQCLKHKAKERPEKRRGNKVNELRPPHLEQPARLPPIRVEESSFSQDMQWLLERGVQFADVAFYAGDSGKELGWAHAAVLCAVSPYFRQLLLGPKTRERPQSRCVCRERDGGPHSLLSTWDGGIIDDMPRSEGHLTGRLSRLVVKDPLLCMCLWETLMFIYRGAWEWDHLQEALEEKLKNSLAVAQLMERIRSLIGRDRGPRDTPSARAAQLGPQTLVNLFNSPLYSDVIFMVQGSVLPAHRAVLVARCDVMAAMFSGKYAEARSRVVPIHGVSSDTFLSFLEYLYTDSCCPASVLQAMAVLVCAEMYQVKRLQHLCEVCVCAYLQSMPSRELSSTGISVIRLLRRAKCHNAEQLYVWLLHFIANNYLIFSHKPDFLELSEEEREQVERLRWPSRGYLQELSEYQQRRRKLRKSRCIVM; this comes from the exons AT GTCCATCCACATTGTGGCTCTGGGCAGCGAGTGCCCCGGAGGAGTCGGGCCCGGGGAGGAGATCATGGGCCAGGGGCAGCTGCAGGGAGGCCTGCTGTGGAGCTACCTGGGTCACGGGGCGCTGGTGGGACCCTGCGACCTGGAGAGCAGCATGCACAACCCAGCCTTCATGGAGTACACCTCCCGTGTGTTTGGAGATGTCACGGTAGTGGTTCGGGATTGTCCCAGCTGG GACTTGTTGGACAGTGACTGGGCCAGCGTGCGGAAAGTTCTTGAGCAGGCGGACATCCTGGTCATTAAATACTCAGTCACTGACAAGCTGGCCTTCCAACAGGTCAGGAATGGCTACGCCCCGAGACTCCGGCCGCTCCTGAGGCACTGGGGCGTGCCTGTCATCCTAGTCGCCGTTGGAGCTCGGCTGAACG aTGAAGGGCCCCCGTGTACGTGCCCGCTGTGTGCGTCTGACTGGAGCAGCTGCGTGCCTCACAGTGAGGGTCTTCAGCTGTCCCGGGACCTGGGGGCCACCTACCTGGAGCTGCCCTCTCTCAACCACGTCTTCGTGGGCCGCTACTTCGGCAGCGTG CTGGAGTACTTCATGATTCAGTGTCTGAAACACAAAGCCAAAGAGAGGCCAGAGAAGAGGCGAGGAAATAAAGTGAACGAGCTTCGCCCCCCTCACTTAGAGCAACCAG CACGTCTTCCCCCTATCCGTGTAGAGGAGTCCAGCTTCTCCCAGGACATGCAGTGGTTGTTGGAGCGTGGCGTGCAGTTCGCCGATGTGGCTTTCTACGCCGGGGACTCTGGGAAAGAGCTGGGATGGGCGCACgctgctgtgctttgtgctgtCAGCCCATActtcagacagctgctgctggggcCCAAGACCAG GGAACGTCCCCAGTCACGGTGTGTTTGCCGAGAGCGGGATGGAGGCCCCCATTCGCTGCTCTCCACCTGGGACGGGGGGATTATCGATGACATGCCACGATCAGAGGGGCACCTGACAGGACGCCTCTCTCGTCTGGTGGTGAAGGACCCCCTcctgtgtatgtgcttgtggGAGACTCTCATGTTCATTTACAGAG GAGCGTGGGAGTGGGATCACCTCCAGGAGGccctggaggagaagctgaagaatTCGCTAGCGGTGGCTCAGCTTATGGAGCGCATACGATCCCTCATCGGCAGAGACAGG GGTCCCAGGGACACCCCGAGTGCACGGGCAGCTCAGCTCGGCCCCCAGACTCTTGTCAACCTCTTCAATTCTCCTCTTTACTCTGATGTCATCTTCATGGTGCAAG GGAGTGTATTGCCAGCCCACCGGGCAGTACTGGTCGCGCGCTGTGACGTCATGGCGGCCATGTTCAGCGGGAAGTATGCTGAGGCCCGGAGCCGAGTGGTGCCCATCCACGGCGTCTCCTCGGACACCTTCCTGTCTTTCCTGGAGTACCTCTACACTGACTCCTGCTGTCCTG CCAGTGTGCTGCAGGCCATGGCCGTGCTGGTCTGTGCCGAGATGTACCAGGTGAAACGTCTGCAGCATCTGtgcgaggtgtgtgtgtgcgcctacCTTCAGAGCATGCCCAGTAGAGAGCTGTCATCAACAGGTATCAGCGTGATTCGACTCCTCCGCCGAGCAAAG TGCCACAATGCAGAGCAGCTGTATGTGTGGCTCCTCCACTTCATCGCCAACAACTACCTGATCTTCAGCCACAAACCTGACTTCCTGGAGCTCTCAG aggAGGAGCGTGAGCAGGTGGAGAGGCTGCGCTGGCCGTCCAGAGGCTACCTGCAGGAGCTCAGTGAGTACCAGCAGCGGCGGCGCAAACTTCGCAAGTCCCGCTGCATAGTCATGTGA
- the glrx gene encoding glutaredoxin-1: MAQQFVQAKIKGDKVVLFMKPTCSYCIMAKDVLSKYRFKPGHLEYIDISGRSDMGSVQDYFLELTGARTVPRVFIGEECIGGGSDVAALHESGKLEGMLQSIGALQ; encoded by the exons ATGGCGCAGCAGTTCGTTCAGGCCAAAATCAAAGGTGACAAAGTGGTGCTGTTCATGAAGCCCACGTGCTCGTACTGCATCATGGCCAAAGACGTTTTGTCAAAGTACAGGTTCAAGCCGGGACACCTGGAGTACATCGACATCAGCGGACGCAGCGACATGGGCAGCGTGCAGGACTATTTCCTGGAGCTGACTGGAGCCCGCACG GTCCCGCGGGTGTTCATCGGTGAGGAGTGCATTGGAGGCGGCAGCGACGTGGCGGCGCTACATGAGAGTGGTAAACTGGAGGGCATGCTGCAGTCCATTGGAGCCCTGCAATGA